A stretch of the Fusarium musae strain F31 chromosome 2, whole genome shotgun sequence genome encodes the following:
- a CDS encoding hypothetical protein (EggNog:ENOG41), which produces MAVDIYDPEGAGGVSVEKSGAAGELVCTQPFPSQPLQFHGPGGLEKYRSSYFERFGPRVWCQGDFIQRLTDTGGLLMLGRSDGVLNPSGVRFGSAEIYAVTETFSDISDAICVGQRRACDSDEQVLLFIKMKPGCSFTQDIQQRLRASIRDKYTPRHVPKYIFAVADIPYTINGKKCEINVKHIVSGRAVAVSNTVANPQALELYKRFQDLPAEGKRIGAKANL; this is translated from the exons ATGGCGGTCGATATCTATGACCCGGAAGGTGCCGGAGGTGTTTCAGTCGAGAAGTCTGGGGCTGCCGGCGAATTGGTCTGCACCCAGCCCTTCCCGAGtcagcctcttcaattcCACGGACCGGGCGGCCTAGAGAAGTACAGATCCTCATACTTTGAGCGTTTTGGTCCGCGGGTCTGGTGTCAGGGCGATTTCATACAGCGCCTCACTGACACAGGAGGACTTCTCATGCTGGGTAGATC TGATGGTGTTCTCAACCCATCGGGCGTGCGTTTCGGCTCCGCAGAGATCTACGCAGTCACCGAGACCTTTTCAGATATATCGGATGCGATATGCGTTGGCCAGAGGCGGGCATGCGATAGTGACGAACAGGTCTTGCTGTTTATCAAGATGAAGCCAGGCTGTTCCTTTACCCAAGATATCCAGCAGAGACTTAGGGCCTCCATCAGGGACAAGTATACCCCCCGTCACGTTCCCAAGTATATCTTCGCCGTAGCAGATATTCCCTACACCATCAATGGCAAGAAATGTGAGATTAACGTCAAGCACATTGTCAGTGGCCGTGCAGTCGCGGTCAGCAATACTGTGGCTAATCCCCAAGCATTGGAACTCTATAAGCGCTTTCAGGATCTTCCGGCTGAAGGCAAAAGGATCGGGGCGAAGGCAAATTTG
- a CDS encoding hypothetical protein (EggNog:ENOG41) — MAYYISISLLFWVLLGASVLYALTVPGRRRKGLPHGPPTLPIIGNLHQMPTRKAYIKFAEWAKQYGDMYSIKIGSTTTVVLSSRRLVKEILERRGAVTAGRPASYALEKLVFRGHFITIQQPDAPMYRVSKKLLHQYFGEPAIDRSHLRIINAEATQLIRDVMVDPDNFPHHAHRYANSFTMSASESFIHLSLGMTRKVSTTLTDLAYGIRTPSHDTPHLVAITKITSQTASLIVPGRLPPVDIFPFLKLVPERFLGNWVTLCTDLQKASDKLYTSILGAVMERRKAKGPQDTFADICIDNKEYDFSFHELMYLTGSVLDAGTDTTSSVLITLIQMLCAYPEILKRAHAEIDMVVGEDRTPIWDDFAKLPYINQLIKETQRLRPATPIAFPHKALKDIWIDGKLIPEGATIIANITGLHSDANKFERPGEFNPDHYEGMTKLAQGYANISDENKRDHYVYGFGRRICAGMKIAERSLFTTFSKMLWAFDISAPKDEQGRLVEMNLDPMTGYTDGTIVMAKPFQACIKVRSERRRETILREFDEAQKNIFSQFEVPTMEESISTDSEHKSADGN, encoded by the exons ATGGCCTATTACATCAGCATCTCGCTCTTGTTTTGGGTGCTCCTCGGAGCTTCAGTGCTCTACGCATTGACGGTCCCAGGTAGACGACGGAAAGGGTTGCCTCATG GACCTCCGACTCTGCCTATCATTGGGAATCTGCACCAGATGCCCACTCGAAAGGCCTACATCAAGTTTGCCGAGTGGGCCAAGCAATATGGCGACATGTATTCGATCAAGATCGGGTCGACAACAACTGTTGTTCTCTCCAGTCGAAGACTCGTCAAAGAAATCTTGGAGAGACGAGGCGCCGTCACCGCAGGCAGACCAGCTTCCTATGCTCTTGAAAAGCTCGTTTTCAGAGGCCATTTCATCACTATCCAGCAACCCGACGCTCCTATGTACCGCGTTTCCAAAAAGTTACTACATCAATACTTTGGAGAACCCGCGATCGACAGGAGTCACCTGCGTATCATCAATGCCGAAGCAACCCAGCTGATCCGAGACGTTATGGTCGATCCGGACAACTTTCCTCACCATGCCCACAGATACGCTAATAGTTTCACGATGAGTGCGAGTGAGTCCTTCATCCATCTCTCCCTGGGTATGACTCGCAAAGTGAGCACGACACTGACCGATCTAGCCTATGGCATACGAACTCCAAGCCACGACACTCCTCATTTGGTAGCAATCACCAAAATCACCTCGCAAACGGCGTCTCTCATCGTCCCCGGAAGATTACCACCCGTTGATATATTCCCATTCCTCAAGCTCGTGCCCGAACGCTTCCTGGGTAATTGGGTCACCCTATGTACAGATTTGCAAAAAGCAAGCGACAAGCTATATACGTCTATTCTTGGAGCGGTGATGGAGCGCCGGAAAGCCAAAGGCCCGCAAGACACTTTCGCCGACATATGTATCGACAATAAGGAGTACGACTTCTCGTTTCATGAGCTCATGTACTTGACAGGATCCGTCTTGGACGCAGGGACAGACACTACTTCGTCGGTCCTGATCACACTGATCCAGATGCTCTGTGCCTATCCGGAAATTCTCAAGAGAGCTCACGCCGAGATTGATATGGTAGTTGGCGAAGACCGAACCCCGATATGGGACGACTTCGCCAAGTTACCATACATCAACCAACTCATAAAAGAGACGCAGCGCCTCCGCCCAGCTACACCTATTGCATTCCCTCATAAAGCACTCAAAG ATATTTGGATCGACGGGAAACTGATCCCCGAGGGGGCCACCATTATCGCCAACATCACAGGACTTCATTCAGATGCCAACAAATTTGAACGTCCTGGCGAGTTCAACCCCGACCACTACGAGGGAATGACAAAGTTGGCTCAGGGTTATGCTAATATTTCAGATGAAAACAAACGAGATCACTATGTGTACGGCTTTGGACGTCGGATTTGCGCAGGGATGAAGATCGCCGAGAGATCATTATTCACTACCTTTTCCAAGATGCTCTGGGCCTTTGACATATCTGCTCCCAAAGATGAGCAAGGACGACTCGTGGAAATGAACCTTGATCCGATGACGGGCTACACAGACGGCACTATCGTCATGGCCAAACCCTTTCAGGCCTGCATCAAGGTCCGGTCTGAGCGGAGAAGGGAGACAATTCTGAGGGAATTTGACGAGGCGcagaaaaatatattttcCCAATTCGAGGTGCCCACGATGGAAGAGAGCATCTCAACGGACTCGGAGCATAAGAGCGCAGATGGCAATTGA
- a CDS encoding hypothetical protein (EggNog:ENOG41), whose product MSTATENGANIPPIQINPNKFKGHVVVVTGAAQGIAKTTATLFAQQGATVVLVDVQEALVKSTTAGIKEQGGHAVFRVTDIASEEACNQLVDSVIGEFGKIDVLVQLAAIATHKPILDLTKTDFIRTMEVNVYSCFYLARAVLPHMRKAGYGRLVQTSSSTTQHVFVGLNAYLASKGAIMSMTRSLAIEAGPGITSNVVMPGFVETPMAVQGDVSTRESVGATSIFDYHVDHQCVKRRGQPEDIAHAVCFLASPEASFVTGQILDVSGGFTFH is encoded by the coding sequence ATGAGTACTGCCACAGAAAATGGTGCCAATATTCCGCCTATCCAGATAAATCCCAACAAGTTCAAAGGTCATGTTGTCGTCGTCACTGGAGCGGCCCAAGGGATCGCGAAAACAACGGCAACACTTTTCGCACAACAAGGTGCCACTGTGGTACTCGTTGACGTGCAAGAAGCGCTTGTGAAGAGTACCACGGCTGGAATAAAAGAACAGGGCGGGCATGCCGTATTCAGAGTCACTGATATCGCATCCGAAGAAGCATGCAACCAACTAGTGGACTCGGTGATCGGCGAGTTTGGCAAGATCGACGTGCTGGTACAGCTTGCAGCCATTGCCACCCACAAACCCATTCTTGATCTGACCAAGACCGACTTCATTAGGACCATGGAGGTCAATGTCTACTCGTGCTTCTATCTTGCGCGTGCGGTGCTGCCACACATGCGCAAAGCCGGCTACGGAAGGCTTGTCCAGACGTCCAGTTCAACGACACAGCACGTGTTCGTGGGCCTCAACGCATATCTTGCTAGCAAGGGTGCCATCATGTCCATGACGCGTTCGCTCGCCATCGAGGCTGGCCCGGGTATCACGTCCAACGTTGTCATGCCTGGCTTTGTCGAGACTCCCATGGCCGTGCAAGGCGACGTTAGCACGCGTGAGAGTGTAGGGGCCACGTCCATCTTCGACTACCACGTTGACCATCAGTGCGTCAAGCGCCGGGGACAGCCGGAGGACATAGCACACGCTGTTTGCTTTCTTGCCAGCCCAGAGGCCTCTTTTGTCACGGGCCAGATCTTGGACGTGAGCGGCGGGTTCACGTTCCATTGA
- a CDS encoding hypothetical protein (EggNog:ENOG41), whose translation MAVWGTFMNPRHPYISGHLLKNKNWTILTFISGVGAVPYYALNILLPQQLSLVLHVSPSVAGWASVADLFKCVLSGGIVLGAIIQGALPPHWMQKLGITIKMEMIICCIIFAVFLGAMADPNLTLAKATIFGMIALTAQGIFESRCVAAASLEVDQKDVGQSNGAQMSFRNMVTSIASAIFVTTLNNTIPKNVHKYVVPAIAKTGASPAITEALALAIASGNATAIAEIHASPAAIQAGSAAMQLALVKSYQLLYYISLSFGGAITIAAFFLTSHLMQSRLTTEIPRRLQDVGKQRQSDSEAATPTSDHEK comes from the exons atggccgtCTGGG GCACTTTCATGAACCCAAGGCACCCCTACATTTCAGGACACCTCCTTAAAAACAAGAACTGGACTATACTCACTTTTATTTCAGGGGTTGGTGCGGTTCCCTATTACGCTCTGAATATTCTCCTACCTCAACAGTTGAGCCTGGTGCTCCATGTCTCACCATCTGTGGCAGGGTGGGCATCG GTAGCTGACCTCTTCAAGTGTGTTCTATCTGGAGGTATCGTCCTCGGAGCCATTATCCAGGGAGCTTTGCCTCCCCATTGGATGCAGAAGCTTGGTATCACGATCAAAATGGAAATGATCATCTGCTGTATCATCTTTGCAGTTTTCCTTGGTGCAATGGCTGATCCAAACTTGACGCTTGCTAAAGCAACTATCTTCGGCATGATAGCATTGACAGCTCAAGGGATATTCGAGTCGCGATGCGTCGCTGCTGCCTCTCTCGAGGTCGATCAAAAGGACGTTGGACAATCGAACGGAGCGCAGATGAGCTTTCGCAACATGGTCACGTCTATTGCAA GCGCTATATTTGTCACCACG CTTAACAACACGATCCCTAAGAATGTGCATAAGTACGTGGTTCCGGCAATAGCTAAGACGGGTGCATCTCCAGCCATTACCGAggcgctggcgctggctATCGCAAGCGGCAACGCAACTGCAATCGCCGAAATCCATGCTTCACCAGCTGCAATTCAAGCAGGTAGTGCAGCAATGCAGCTTGCCCTAGTCAAGTCCTATCAGTTATTGTACTATATCAGCTTATCCTTTGGAGGTGCCATCACTATCGCGGCATTTTTTCTCACCTCTCACCTTATGCAGAGCAGGCTTACTACCGAGATCCCACGGCGCCTGCAAGATGTAGGTAAGCAGCGCCAGTCGGACTCTGAAGCTGCGACTCCCACTTCGGATCACGAGAAGTAG
- a CDS encoding hypothetical protein (EggNog:ENOG41): MSLHSTSCLRRVGQLAGMRLFPMPQSRSRNFSTSSARHMMSLVGFSENQLMVREAVSQVCQEFPNTYWQERDQQEKDPKEFHLALAEAGWLGIALPESLGGSGLGISEATIMMQTIAESGAGMAGAQSIHANVYATQPLAKFGSQEQLETIVPKIVSGDTRVCFGVTEPNAGLDTLRLATAAKKSADGSYYNVTGQKIWITCAQVASKMILLARTTPLEEVQKPTEGLSLFCIDIGDRNKPGLDLRRIKKMGGRAVDANEVFFDNYQIPADSLIGEEGKGFRLILHGMNAERCLLAGEALGLGYAALKKATEYARERVVFQRPIGQNQAIAHPLAEAFMKLEAAKLATYHAARLYDQSKTCPSGSVRQEDIGVAANSAKYLAAEAAFTACERAVLTHGGMGYAMEYDVERWFRECLVPRIAPISREMILNYIGERVLELPRSY; encoded by the exons ATGTCACTTCACAGCACATCATGCCTGCGACGCGTAGGCCAGCTAGCTGGCATGAGGCTATTTCCCATGCCGCAATCAAGAAGTCGAAACTTCTCTACGAGTAGTGCTCGGcacatgatgagcttggtcgGTTTCAGTGAGAATCAACTCATGGTTCGCGAGGCCGTTAGTCAGGTCTGCCAAGAGTTCCCAAATACATATTGGCAAGAGCGCGATCAACAGGAAAAAGATCCCAAGGAGTTTCACCTTGCCCTCGCAGAGGCCGGATGGCTAGGCATTGCGCTTCCGGAGAGCCTAGGCGGCTCTGGACTGGGCATCTCAGAGGCGACTATCATGATGCAAACCATTGCAGAGTCTGGAGCAG GTATGGCTGGTGCACAGTCCATTCATGCAAATGTGTACGCGACTCAACCACTGGCCAAGTTTGGTTCACAGGAACAGCTTGAGACGATAGTGCCCAAGATCGTTTCTGGAGACACACGCGTCTGTTTCGGTGTGACTGAGCCAAACGCCGGGCTCGACACTCTTAGGCTTGCAACTGCCGCTAAGAAGAGCGCCGATGGATCCTACTACAACGTGACTGGACAGAAGATCTGGATCACATGTGCCCAGGTTGCGTCCAAGATGATCCTCCTTGCACGTACAACGCCACTTGAGGAGGTTCAGAAACCGACCGAAGGCCTTTCATTATTCTGCATCGACATCGGTGACCGCAATAAGCCCGGCCTCGATCTCCGTAGAATCAAGAAGATGGGTGGACGCGCTGTTGATGCTAATGAGGTCTTTTTCGATAATTACCAGATACCTGCAGACAGCCTTATTGGCGAGGAGGGCAAGGGCTTTAGGCTCATCTTACATGGGATGAATGCCGAGCGTTGTCTACTTGCTGGAGAGGCTTTGGGTCTCGGTTATGCTGCTCTGAAGAAGGCTACCGAGTATGCTAGAGAGCGTGTCGTCTTCCAACGCCCAATTGGCCAGAATCAGGCTATTGCTCATCCCTTGGCAGAGGCTTTTATGAAGCTCGAGGCTGCAAAGCTCGCAACGTATCATGCCGCCAGACTCTATGACCAGAGCAAAACATGTCCTTCAGGATCTGTGCGGCAGGAAGACATAGGTGTCGCGGCAAACAGCGCCAAGTATTTAGCAGCAGAGGCTGCATTTACGGCCTGCGAGAGAGCAGTTCTGACGCATGGTGGTATGGGCTATGCTATGGAGTATGATGTAGAAAGGTGGTTTAGGGAGTGTCTTGTGCCCAGGATCGCACCTATTAGCCGGGAGATGATCTTGAACTACATTGGCGAGAGGGTGCTGGAGTTGCCTCGGAGCTATTAA
- a CDS encoding hypothetical protein (EggNog:ENOG41): MPPRRPIDSGPAASGTSKRARAKHACRECNARRVKCNVMQCNPCSNCEAAGTQCEVLPSRRGRIQKRQIQSDAPVPTAVSPSVQGGETISVSLPVAQNITPDVEHPQNEDELITGDPTSPSQGTSTTAPATLFYGESNPLTLIPGSVRQGQQPSSRVSLPQQKAQLHFPIHDTPQSASEDDYPANIEHLSAAASRYLQDEGALTLPDMQGCMSTLQAYFTWFHPCFPILDRVEFSRKLAASQASYLLLQCMLFIGAAYCDDATITSMGFSNRAEAKSLLYTRARLLFHADWEKDRLTLIQSLFLLSFWRGGPSDVRDVRYWLGVVIGVAESHGLHRSERQSAASLGLPSRIRDDDCDVEPLAESDLETEVTSPDGSQFGSCKPEHVNYAINMVNLAQILGRVVDLHFAPGQQASTPEQLRAVDDALQAWKEGLPEEMNRGVEDGTASVWGYLLHLAYK, encoded by the exons ATGCCGCCTCGACGGCCTATTGACTCCGGGCCAGCAGCCTCAGGCACCAGCAAGAGAGCCCGTGCAAAGCATGCTTGCCGCGAGTGCAATGCTCGGCGAGTCAAGTGTAATGTGATGCAATGTAACCCCTGCTCCAACTGCGAAGCGGCCGGGACCCAATGTGAGGTGTTACCCTCTCGTCGAGGGCG AATACAGAAAAGACAGATTCAAAGCGATGCACCGGTGCCAACGGCTGTGAGTCCTAGCGTGCAAGGTGGGGAGACGATTTCGGTCTCCCTTCCTGTCGCGCAGAACATCACTCCAGACGTGGAACACCCGCAGAATGAGGACGAGCTGATCACTGGAGACCCAACAAGCCCATCGCAGGGGACCAGCACCACCGCTCCAGCAACGCTTTTCTATGGCGAGTCAAACCCTCTCACACTGATTCCGGGAAGTGTTCGTCAAGGCCAACAGCCGAGTTCGAGGGTGAGCCTTCCACAACAGAAGGCTCAACTTCACTTCCCTATACATGACACGCCACAGTCTGCATCGGAAGATGATTATCCCGCCAACATCGAGCACCTGAGTGCCGCGGCGTCACGTTACCTACAAGATGAAGGTGCTTTGACTCTGCCGGACATGCAAGGGTGCATGTCAACTCTGCAAGCCTACTTTACGTGGTTTCATCCTTGTTTCCCAATATTAGACAGGGTAGAGTTCTCACGCAAACTCGCCGCTTCGCAAGCGTCGTATCTTTTGTTACAGTGTATGCTCTTCATTGGGGCGGCGTACTGCGACGATGCGACCATCACGTCAATGGGTTTTAGCAATCGGGCTGAGGCTAAGTCTCTACTCTACACGCGGGCAAGATTGCTTTTCCATGCTGACTGGGAGAAGGATCGGCTCACCTTGATCCAGTCTTTGTTTCTTCTGAGCTTCTGGCGAGGTGGACCTTCTGACGTTCGAGATGTTCGGTATTGGCTGGGCGTAGTCATTGGAGTAGCCGAGTCGCACGGACTGCATCGATC GGAAAGACAGTCTGCTGCTTCTCTGGGCCTCCCCAGCAGGATCAGAGATGACGATTGCGATGTTGAGCCGCTGGCTGAGTCGGACCTAGAGACCGAGGTTACCAGCCCAGATGGCTCACAGTTTGGCTCATGCAAGCCAGAGCACGTCAACTACGCCATCAACATGGTAAACCTGGCACAGATTC TTGGCCGAGTTGTCGATTTACATTTTGCACCGGGTCAACAGGCCTCGACGCCAGAGCAGCTCAGAGCCGTGGACGATGCACTCCAAGCGTGGAAGGAAGGACTACCGGAAGAGATGAATCGTGGCGTTGAAGACGGGACGGCTTCTGTGTGGGGATATCTGCTGCACCTAGCGTATAAGTAG
- a CDS encoding hypothetical protein (EggNog:ENOG41), whose translation MTENFKDRQFIRRQMLDANQVQKLALTLHRPSLSGIDIQAKTPPDGTPLPPGYHLVYFTPGGLESELGADGTDASFNAPFPFTRRMWAGGKIEWAPSSSFSSLAGPELRVGDEVEEVTALISAVPRKSRSAGEMVLVEVKKEYHGPRGLALTDLRSWIFRPEIKPLSENSDIKMLADADLRQPALVRDQVAGDGM comes from the coding sequence ATGACTGAGAACTTCAAGGACAGGCAATTCATCCGTCGTCAGATGCTCGACGCCAATCAAGTGCAAAAGCTAGCGTTAACTCTTCATCGTCCAAGCCTCAGCGGTATCGATATCCAGGCCAAGACCCCTCCAGACGGCACGCCTCTGCCTCCAGGTTACCATTTGGTGTATTTCACCCCGGGAGGTCTAGAGTCAGAACTTGGCGCAGATGGCACTGACGCCTCATTCAATGCCCCATTCCCCTTCACTCGTCGTATGTGGGCTGGCGGCAAAATAGAATGGGCGccatcctcttcattctcatcattggCCGGCCCCGAGCTTCGGGTGggagatgaggttgaggaggttaCAGCTCTTATCAGCGCTGTGCCCAGGAAGAGTCGCTCAGCGGGCGAGATGGTTCTCGTTGAGGTCAAAAAAGAATATCACGGCCCTAGAGGGCTGGCGTTGACGGACCTTCGGTCGTGGATCTTTAGACCAGAGATTAAACCACTCAGTGAAAATTCAGATATCAAGATGCTGGCCGATGCCGACCTGAGGCAGCCAGCGCTTGTGAGAGATCAAGTCGCCGGAGATGGTATGTGA
- a CDS encoding hypothetical protein (EggNog:ENOG41) — MNQEKAAAIHLEEKSPQLDEQFDVVDERAIGGNDVSDLPPKYFVSWQIIGSSMAFALGVGVQLGGLTMISNALYAYIDPDLVGFFQLSNVLTKTGPSPNSLWITTAISLTQSVALPLYGRLSDIFGRRWFFIGGNIFVLAAMLIASQAKSVNMAIAAF, encoded by the exons ATGAATCAAGAAAAAGCCGCTGCCATTCACCTGGAGGAGAAGTCCCCGCAGTTGGACGAGCAGTTCGATGTTGTGGACGAAAGGGCCATAGGAGGCAATGATGTCTCTGACCTCCCACCGAAATACTTTGTCAGTTGGCAGATCATCGGTAGCTCTATG GCCTTCGCGCTAGGTGTTGGGGTGCAGCTGGGTGGTCTGACCATGATCAGCAATGCACTCTATGCGTACATCGACCCCGATCTGG TGGGCTTCTTTCAGCTGTCCAATGTGTTGACAAAGACAGGGCCGAGCCCCAATTCCCTATGGATCACCACAGCGATATCTCTGACTCAGAGTGTTGCTTTGCCGTTATACGGTCGACTTTCGGATATATTCGGTAGACGATGGTTCTTCATTGGCGGCAATATCTTTGTTCTGGCTGCAATGTTGATCGCATCCCAAGCCAAGAGTGTCAACATGGCAATTGCCGCG TTCTGA
- a CDS encoding hypothetical protein (EggNog:ENOG41), translating into MDISGVSGELGDDDGSSDRTNDFSLDPIFGWGSDMPDFGSLNSQGNLVSDVDIGTLISNVYNDDSPLSFQVNGPPSPPASNPQWETFTQSDSCTITKSGNESRDATLGTFQISEARRMQVIDLGHAVRFRAVFSWRVRY; encoded by the coding sequence ATGGATATCAGTGGGGTAAGCGGGGAGctcggtgatgatgatggctctTCCGACAGAACGAATGATTTCAGTCTCGATCCCATCTTCGGATGGGGTTCTGATATGCCCGACTTTGGGTCTCTGAACTCGCAAGGCAACCTCGTCAGCGATGTCGATATCGGCACCTTGATTTCTAATGTCTATAATGATGACAGTCCGTTGAGCTTCCAAGTGAACGGGCCTCCTTCACCTCCAGCGTCAAATCCGCAATGGGAAACCTTTACCCAGTCTGATTCTTGCACCATCACCAAGTCAGGCAATGAATCTAGAGATGCGACGCTGGGGACCTTCCAAATCTCGGAGGCCAGGCGAATGCAAGTGATAGATTTAGGCCACGCGGTACGTTTTCGGGCTGTCTTCTCATGGAGAGTTCGTTATTAA
- a CDS encoding hypothetical protein (EggNog:ENOG41), with the protein MESTDPVDFDETGTKVLSPSTLAHVVLRTGQFKKMTDFYVTFLGGHVTVGNDFLSFITYDEEHHRIALIGDPNTVGKGKNTAGLEHIAFTFPTLSALLLAYRQRKTRGISPAWCVNHGPTTSIYYKDPDGNMLETQVDNFDTVEAASEYMNGKEFIENPVGTDFDPEDMIQNIKDGRSESELKKRVEIGPREIPDFDAM; encoded by the coding sequence ATGGAATCAACTGACCCAGTCGACTTCGACGAGACCGGCACCAAGGTGCTGAGCCCATCCACCCTAGCACACGTTGTCCTTCGCACCGGTCAGTTCAAGAAGATGACTGACTTTTACGTGACCTTTCTGGGAGGCCATGTTACCGTCGGCAATGACTTTCTCAGTTTTATCACATATGACGAAGAACACCATCGTATCGCATTGATCGGAGACCCGAACACGGTTGGCAAAGGGAAAAACACTGCTGGGCTGGAACATATTGCTTTCACGTTTCCCACCTTGTCAGCACTGCTGCTTGCCTACCGACAGCGTAAAACTCGTGGTATTTCACCTGCCTGGTGCGTCAACCACGGCCCTACCACGTCCATCTACTACAAAGATCCCGATGGCAACATGCTGGAAACACAAGTCGACAACTTTGATACAGTCGAAGCAGCTTCTGAGTACATGAATGGCAAGGAGTTTATAGAGAATCCCGTCGGCACTGATTTCGATCCGGAGGATATGATCCAGAACATCAAGGATGGCAGATCAGAGagtgagctgaagaagagggtgGAGATTGGTCCCAGGGAGATCCCTGACTTTGACGCTATGTAG
- a CDS encoding hypothetical protein (EggNog:ENOG41), translating into MAQHETLTVAMLEMDRIQVKSKGKDIAYPRWFGGTASCVAVVVSHPFDLVKVRMQMAPLEAKQSLLRTSLAIVRDEGVRGLYSGTVPEC; encoded by the exons ATGGCTCAACACGAAACTCTGACGGTAGCTATGCTAGAAATGGACAGGATCCAGGTGAAGAGCAAGGGAAAAGATATTGCTTATCCTCGATGGTTCGGAGGCACAGCATCATGCGTGGCTGTCGTAGTATCTCATCCATTCGACCTAG TCAAGGTTCGCATGCAGATGGCTCCGCTTGAAGCAAAACAGAGCCTCCTACGTACCAGTCTAGCCATCGTCCGAGATGAAGGTGTACGTGGTCTATACAGCGGA ACTGTTCCGGAGTGCTGA
- a CDS encoding hypothetical protein (EggNog:ENOG41) — translation MPNQQKKPCWVSPDIEKTNVAKFLSYVNRKHNLDIKTYEELHQWSVNPLTLQDFWRDAYTYLELAPVGSDIVGPMMESDNDAGLFPPPIFFPNERLNVAELLLRKGADGKVAIHFAREDVSGIEQVTWGDLRGRVKRTRDAMLNSGVRSGDVVAAVITNSVDAMVICLAALSIGAVWSSSSPDLGPDAIHGRYSQVNPKLVFADDSYVYAGKLVKLGNRIEQWAERLGKTGTQLRNVVVIANRGVETDCSKIYRGCTHETFLSRGSGQTLEFQLLPFSHPAFILYSSGTVRKPIDAELGICKHPRTDMEQNRQASRNASCIVRV, via the exons ATGCCTAATCAACAGAAGAAGCCGTGCTGGGTGTCTCCAGACATTGAAAAGACCAACGTGGCCAAGTTTTTGAGCTATGTTAACAGAAAGCATAACCTTGATATCAAGACGTACGAGGAGCTACACCAGTGGTCCGTTAACCCGCTCACCTTGCAGGACTTTTGGCGAGACGCATACACGTACCTAGAACTCGCACCAGTGGGTTCCGACATTGTCGGGCCCATGATGGAAAGTGAT AACGATGCCGGTCTTTTCCCGCCtcccatcttcttccccaacGAGCGCCTGAACGTTGCAGAGTTGTTATTGCGCAAGGGCGCAGACGGCAAGGTGGCCATTCATTTCGCCAGGGAGGACGTCTCGGGTATTGAGCAGGTCACATGGGGCGATCTTCGCGGACGAGTCAAGAGGACAAGAGACGCAATGCTAAACTCGGGCGTTCGCTCCGGCGATGTGGTTGCGGCTGTCATTACGAACTCGGTCGATGCCATGGTCATCTGTCTCGCCGCCCTCTCCATCGGTGCCGTCTggtcatcgtcgtcgcctGACTTGGGTCCTGATGCTATTCACGGTCGATACAGTCAGGTCAATCCCAAGCTAGTCTTCGCCGACGATAGTTATGTATATGCTGGAAAGCTGGTCAAGCTCGGCAATCGGATCGAACAATGGGCAGAGAGGCTTGGGAAAACAGGAACACAGCTACGCAACGTCGTTGTGATTGCCAATCGCGGCGTGGAGACAGACTGCTCCAAGATATACCGTGGCTGCACCCACGAGACGTTTCTCAGTAGAGGTAGCGGTCAAACGCTTGAGTTCCAACTACTCCCGTTCTCGCACCCGGCGTTCATTCTTTACTCGTCGGGCACGGTAAGAAAGCCTATAGACGCCGAACTGGGCATTTGCAAGCACCCAAGAACTGACATGGAACAAAATAGACAGGCAAGCCGAAATGCATCGTGCATAGTGCGGGTGTAG